A single window of Plutella xylostella chromosome 25, ilPluXylo3.1, whole genome shotgun sequence DNA harbors:
- the LOC105398451 gene encoding trafficking protein particle complex subunit 6b, whose translation MADDILFELLHSEIINYALDQSKSNDDAAKKEVDLSNVEYIGFAAGYKVMERLTREWPRFKDELDTMKFICTDFWTCIYKKQIDNLRTNHQGVYVLQDNSFRFLTSFSNGQQYLEYAPRYVAYTCGLIRGGLANLSLNSVVTAEVQAMPSCKFHIHVQRT comes from the exons atgGCAGACGATATTCTGTTTGAATTGCTACATTCCGAAATAATTAACTATGCTTTAGACCAATCCAAATCTAATGACGATGCTGCAAAAAAG GAAGTGGATCTTTCTAATGTTGAATATATTGGATTCGCTGCTGGTTATAAAGTGATGGAAAGGTTGACGCGTGAGTGGCCGCGTTTCAAAGACGAACTAGATACTATGAAGTTTATTTGTACTGATTTTTGGacatgtatttataaaaaacagaTAGATAACTTGCGTACTAATCACCAGGGAGTTTATGTGCTGCAAGataattccttcaggttccttACAAGTTTCTCCAATGGACAACAATACTTGGAATATGCACCACGG TATGTTGCCTACACTTGTGGCCTGATAAGAGGTGGCCTAGCAAACCTGAGTCTCAACAGTGTGGTGACAGCAGAGGTGCAAGCAATGCCATCATGTAAATTTCATATTCATGTTCAAAGAACctaa